From the genome of Nocardia sp. NBC_01503, one region includes:
- a CDS encoding TetR/AcrR family transcriptional regulator → MGPTAEQLRADARSNRDQIIDAALAVFRERGTDIPMKEIADRAGVGVGTLYRRFPDRDALLIATTRAHLERLAELAATAWREERTAWGGMRRFLRECVEMQLGAQSSAIGPTVHKAMHADPRLTEVRAAVVDLVARMTVQAQADGDLRPDVGPEDIALIMTVQVYTREGESYLEAVDRVMTIMVDGLRPQPDSAS, encoded by the coding sequence GTGGGTCCGACGGCCGAGCAGCTACGGGCCGATGCGCGCAGTAATCGGGACCAGATCATCGATGCGGCACTGGCGGTCTTCCGCGAACGCGGCACCGATATCCCCATGAAGGAGATCGCCGACCGCGCCGGGGTCGGCGTCGGCACCCTCTACCGCCGCTTCCCCGATCGCGACGCACTCCTGATCGCGACCACGCGGGCGCATCTGGAGCGGCTCGCGGAGCTGGCCGCCACGGCCTGGCGCGAGGAGCGCACGGCCTGGGGCGGAATGCGCCGATTCCTGCGCGAATGCGTCGAAATGCAGCTCGGCGCACAGTCTTCCGCCATCGGCCCCACCGTGCACAAGGCCATGCACGCCGACCCCCGATTGACCGAGGTCCGCGCCGCGGTCGTCGATCTGGTGGCGCGGATGACCGTCCAGGCCCAAGCCGACGGCGACCTGCGCCCGGACGTAGGCCCGGAAGATATCGCCCTGATCATGACCGTGCAGGTCTACACCCGCGAAGGCGAGTCCTACCTCGAAGCCGTCGACCGCGTCATGACGATCATGGTGGACGGCCTACGCCCCCAACCTGATTCGGCGAGCTAG